The archaeon CG10_big_fil_rev_8_21_14_0_10_43_11 region CAAACTCTCCAGGAGAATATGCAATACGGGTGAAATCATAACCATGAAAGTTACTGTTGTTGAGAAGAAAAAAAATTCGGTTATGGAACGAGAAGAAGTCATGCTTCTTATTGAACATGAAAGAAAAGCGCAGCCAAGCAGAAAAGAGCTTGAAAGCGTTATTCTAGCAGAACTCGGCAAGAAAACTGATGTTGTTGCAGTGCGAAAGATTCAAGGCATGTTTGGCACGCCGCGTTCAAAAGTGTTTGTGAACGTGTACAAAACCGCTGAGAAAAAAGCGTACTTTGAACCAAAATACGTGCTTAAAAAAGAAGAAAAGCTCAAAGAACCTGAGCAGGGAAAACAAGCAGGAGAAGCAAGCGCGTAAAAACCTTTTTTTTCCTAAAAAATCAATACTTTTTTAAAACGTTCTGCTATTAGTGTTTGAAGATGAGTCAGCCAGAAATTAATATTGGAACCGCAGGTCATGTGGATCATGGAAAAACAACCCTTCTCCAGCGCCTCACTGGCAAGTGGGCTGACGTGCACTCTGAATCAGTAAAGCGCGGTATTACTATTAAATTGGGGTATGCAGACGCAACCATTCGGAAATGCCAAAAATGCGCAAAACTCGTCACTCAAAAAAAGTGCGCGTGCGGAGGAACAGCAAAAGATGAGCGAAAAATCAGCTTTGTTGACGCGCCAGGCCACGAAACCCTTATGGCAACTATGCTTTCAGGTGCTGCGACCATGGACGGCGCCTTGCTTCTTGTTGCTGCAAACGAAGGCGTGCAGCCGCAAACAAAAGAACACTTAATGGCACTTGAAATCCTTGGCGTTCAAAAAATCATTATTGTGCAAAACAAAATTGACCTTGTTGATGAAGCACGAGCACTTGAAAACTTTAAAGAAATCAAAAAATTTGTCAAAGGAAGTATTGCAGAAAACGCGCCAGTTATTCCAATTAGTGCACAACACGGTGCAAACATTGACGTGCTTCTTGACCATATCCAAACAAATATTCCTACTCCAAAACGGGATCTCACAAAAGACCCGGCACTCATTATTGCGCGTAGTTTTGACGTAAACAAACCCGGCGTGTCTATTAACACACTTGCAGGCGGCATTGTTGGTGGCGTTATCCTGCAAGGAACGCTTAGCGTTGGTGATGTTGTTGAAATAAAGCCTGGTTTTCGCGATGACAAAGGAGAGTACACGGTTCTTCAAACAACGGTTACATCGCTTTTATCAGGAAATGAATCACTTACTAAAGCAGGTCCAGGGGGTTCGCTTGGCGTGGGAACAGACCTTGACATGTTTGTCACAAAATCAGACCGTCTTGCAGGAAGCGTACTTGGAAAAAAAGAAAAACTCCCCCCAGTTCACCATGACCTCGTGATTGAAATTCATTTGATGAACCGCGTTGTTGGCTCCCAAGATGAGGGTGATATTGAAAAAATAAAAATCAACGATCTTCTCATGATTAATGCATGGACCAGTAAAACCCTTGGCGTCGTGTCTGGTCTTGGAAAAGGCGGAACAACCAATATTAAACTTAAATTACCCGTATGTATTGATTACGAACAAAAAGTCGCACTCTCACGCATGGTAAACAAGCGCTGGCGCCTTATTGGGTATGGGCTACTCAAAAAATGAGGGCACTTTTTTTAGTAGTGGTGTTCTTGGCCGCTGCGCGTGTATGAGCATACTTCATTAGTGCTAAACCACAACTCACATTCTTTTTTCGCATCAGACTCGTTTGCGCTTGCATGAATAAGATTCTTTCCAAGCGGGCCGAGCGTGTGCGCGAAATCACCGCGAATGGTTCCTGGCTGTGCATCATTTGGGCGGGTTGGACCAACAAGTTTTCTCACAAAACTAATTGCGTCTTTGCCTTCCAAAACCATAGCAAGCACGGGTCCTTGCCTAATGTAGTGCATAAGTTCGCCAAAAAAGGGTTTTTCAACGTGTTCCTTGTAATGTTTTTGTGCAAATTCCGTGTCAACGTGCATGAGTTTTAATCCGATAATTTTGAGACCGCGCTGTTCAAAGCGTTTGATGATTTCACCAACAAGACCGCGCGCTACGCCGTCTGGTTTGATGAGTACCAGTGTTTTTTGAACCATAGTGACCTGCTACAGGTGCGAACTGTTTTTATGAGTTTTGCCAAAACCCTGAGTAAGAAGCGAATAATTTAAAAAGCAGTGATAATTATAACTCAGTTATAATGATAGCTCCTTGTGAATCAGTGTCAAAAAGTTTTTTGCCGGCAATTAAGGCAGCAACAGCTCTTGAACTTGTAAACACGCATCGCTTAAGCCAGATGCGCGCTGCAGACAATCTTGGCGTGACCCAGGCTCAAATAAGCAAGTACGTAGCAGGAAAATTTTCTGACGAGATAAAGGCGCTTGCCTCCTCAGAGCAGGTGCAAAACATTGGCAGAGAGCTTGCAAACCTGATTGCTAACAATGCTGGTGAAAAAAACATAAACCAGGCAACGTGCGCGTTTTGTTCGTCATTTAACAATCATGATTCTTGCTATTTTATTCATCTCAAAGCAATTTCTGACGCAATAAAAGGAGGTGCAACTCAATGAGTCTCCTTTTTGAAATCAAAAACCTTCATGTGAATGTTGGTTCAAAGCCTGTTTTGAGTGGTGTGAGTCTTACTATCAATAAAGGAGAATTTCATACTATCATGGGTCCAAACGGCAGTGGCAAGTCAACGCTTGCAAAAACTATCATGGGACATCCTGATTACATAGTCGTATCTGGAGAGATTTTTTTCAAAGGAAAAAACATTCTTGACTTGTCAACTGATGAGCGCGCTCGTCTCGGCATATTTCTTGGATTCCAGCAACCTGTTGATGTTGATGGCGTTGTGTTTTCAAACTTACTGTTTCAAATCGCAAAAAAACGCGGCTATGACAAGAGCATTTTTGATTTTAGAAAAGAACTTAAAACAGACCTTTCAAAAGTTGGTTTTGAATTAGACCTGCTTAACCGCGAAGTCAATAAAGGGTTGAGTGGCGGGGAGAAGAAACGCGCAGAAGTCTTGCAGTTACTCTCACAAAAACCATCATTCGTGATTCTTGACGAGATAGACTCTGGTCTTGATGTTGACACCATGAGAAACCTTGCCTCAACAGTAAATGAACTGCGAAAAGAGCATTTGTCAGGCTTGGTTATTACGCATTACAATCGATTGCTTTCGCACTTGAAAACAGATTTTGTCCACATTTTAAAAAACGGAAAAATCATAAAAAGCGGCGGTCCAGAAATTGCAAAACAAATTGAAGAAGAGGGGTATGCAGGGATTTTAGCATGAACGAAAAAACGCTTGCTCTCAAGCATCTTAATGATGATTACAAAGAACGCTATGGTTTTAGTAAACCTGACGCGTCAGTTTTCAAAACTAAAAGAGGATTGAACCGTGCGGTTGTTAATACGATTTCTAAAACAAAACAAGAACCAGAATGGATGCGCGAGTTTAGATTAAACGCGCTTACTATTTTTAATGAAAAACCAATGCCAACATGGGGCGCTGATCTTTCAAACATCAATTTTGATGACATCACCTACTACTTGAAACCCGGCAGTCTTGCGCACAACTGGAATGATGTGCCAAAAGAAATTAAAGACACGTTTGAGCGCCTTGGCGTTCCCGAGTCTGAGCGAAAATTCTTTGGTGGGGTTGGCGCACAGTACGACTCTGAAACCGTGTATCACAACCTGCGAGAAGATTTGAAAAAGAAAGGTGTGGTTTTTCTTGACACAGAAACAGGACTCAAAGAGTATCCTGAGCTTTTCAAAAAATATTTTGGAACGGTTATTCCTGCTGGTGACAATAAGTTTGCCGCACTCAACAGCGCAACGTGGAGTGGTGGCACTTTTATTTACGTGCCAAAAGGTGTGAAAGTAGGTGTTCCTTTACAGGCATATTTTAGGATTAATGCTGACCGCATGGGCCAGTTTGAGCGAACCCTTATCATTGCAGATGAGGGGGCAGAAGTTCACTATATTGAAGGCTGCACTGCGCCGGTGTATTCAAAAGATTCCTTGCATGCTGCAGTGGTTGAAATCATTGCTCTTAAAGGAAGCAAAGTTCGCTACACTACGGTGCAAAACTGGAGTGGCAATGTATACAATCTGGTAACAAAGCGCGCAGTAGCCCATGAGGACGCGGTTGTGGAGTGGATTGACGGTAATTTGGGAAGCAAAATCACTATGAAATATCCCAGTGTGTATTTGAAAGGAGAGCGCGCTCGTGGGGAAATATTGAGTGTTGCATATGCCGGCAAGGGCCAGCACCAGGACGCGGGCGGAAAAGTAGTGCACCTTGCAAAAAACACGACAAGCAGGGTGGTAAGCAAGTCAATTAGCAATAAAGGCGGTCGCGCAAGTTATCGTGGCCTTGTGTATGTTGCGCCACACGCGGATAACGTATCTTGCAATGTGCAGTGCGACGCGCTCTTACTTGATGAAGCGTCACGCTCAGACACGTATCCTACTATGAAAATCAATAATGATACTGCTACAATCACGCACGAAGCAAGTGTTGGAAATGTGGGAAAAGAACAATTATTCTATATTATGAGCCGGGGCTTTAGCGAGTCTGAAGCTATTGCGCTTATTGTGCTTGGCTTTATTAATGATTTTACAAAAGCACTGCCTATGGATTACGCGGTTGAACTCAAGCGCTTGATTGCCCATGAAATGGAGGGGAGTATTGGATGACACGAGAAATTTGTATTGATGAAGCAAAAGACGCTCATTTCACGTTTATTCATGACACCATTGATTCAGACATTGTAATTCGACTTGCGCGAGAAGGCGCGCGCGTGTTTGTTGATGAAATTTTTTTCTCAGATGCATCGCTTACAAGCAATTTGAGAATTATTCATGACGCGCCGCGCACGTTTTCACGCGTGGATGCGCGCGGAGCAGTGAGAGCGGGCGTAAAAAATGTGGCAAACACAACAGTGGTTATTCCAAAGCAGAGCGTTGAGTGCGACACGCACGTGTCACAGCGATTCTTGCTTCTTGATAAGACTGCAAAAGCCCAGGCATTTCCTGGCCTTGAAATCATTCCAAACCGCGTCAAAGCAGGACACGCTTCAAGTGTTGTGCCACTATCAAAAGATGCGCTGTTTTATCTTAACACGCGCGGATTATCACATGAACAGGCAAAGCACATGATTATTGAAGGATTTTTAAACATTCCAGAAACGTATAAAAAACAGGTACGTGTTGGTGTGTGAAACGTTTTGTGTGGTGGTTAGTCAATGTTTAATCCAAAACGCGTGAAAAATGATTTTCCCATTTTTTCTAGAGTGATTAATAACCATGAGCTCGTGTATTTGGATAATGCAGCAACAACGCAAAAGCCGCAAAGCGTGATTGATGCAATAGCAGACTATTATGCATATCATAACGCGAACGTGCATCGTGGCGTGCACACATTAAGTGAGGAAGCAACAAATACCTATGATGCTGCGCATGAAAACACCGCTTCATTTGTTCGTGCAAAAAACGCTAAAAACATTGTGTTTACCAAAAACGCAACAGAATCGCTTAATCTTGTTGCGTACGCGTATGCACGAAACACTCTTAAAAAAGGCGCGCGCATCCTCACCACAATTATGGAACACCATTCAAACATAGTTCCTTGGCAGCAAGTTCCCCATGCGAGCGTTGATTACGCGCCAATCACGAATCAGGGAACACTTGATTTGGAGGCTTTTTCTGAGTTGTTATCAAAAAAACCGCACATTGTTGCGCTCACACACGCGTCAAATGTGCTTGGCACGATTAATCCGATTCGTGAACTGGTAAAAATGAGTCATGACGCGGGCGCGGTTGTTGTGGTTGATGGCGCGCAAGGAGCACCACAAGTAAGCCTTGACATGCAAAAGATTGGTGCTGATGCGTACGCTTTTTCAGCGCACAAAATGCTTGGACCCATGGGTATGGGTGTGCTCTATGCAACACCGGTATTGCTTGACTCAATGCCGCCATTCCTGTTTGGCGGGGATATGATATCATCAGTAACAACGAAAAAAAGCGAATGGAACGAGCTTCCCTGGAAGTTTGAAGCAGGAACGCCAAACGTTGCAGGTGCAGCAGGTCTAAGCGCGGCACTTGCATATCTGTCAAAGCTGGGTATGGGAAACGTTGAAAAACACGAAAAAAAGCTTGCATCATACGCGATTAAGGTGCTTGAAACCCATGAGCGCGTGACCACGTTTGGCCCAAAAAATATACGCGAACGTGGTGGCGTGGTAAGTTTTTCAGTTGCAAATGCGCACGCGCATGATGTTGCATCCTTGCTCAATGATTGGGGTGTTGCAATTCGAAGTGGCAACCACTGTGCTGAGCCACTTATTAGCGCTCTTGGCAAGGGCGCGCTTGCACGTGCAAGCATGTACGTGTATAACACAAAAGAAGATGTTGACATGCTTTTTTCTGCGCTTAAGAACGTGTTTGAGGTGTTTGTATGAACTCACATGACATGTATCAGGAGCACGTGCTTGACCATTTTGCGCATCCAAGAAACAAGGAGCATGTAAAAAATGCAAACGCGCTCGCGTCAAATGTGAACCCGCTGTGCGGCGACACAATTGGCATTGAAATACGCGTTAAAGAGGGTGTTATCAAAACAATTGGCTTTACTGGCACGGGCTGCGCGATTAGTCAGGCGTCAGCTTCAATCATTACTGAATTTGTGAAAGGAAAAAAAATAAGTGCAGTAAAGCGTATGACTTCTGATGATGTGTTTGATGTGATTGGCGTGCCCGTTACTAATGCGCGAAAAAAGTGCGCGCTACTTGCGTTTCAAACCATTCGAAAAGCCCTTGAAGGCGTTGTTTAATTCCAGTCAAGCGAGCCTGCTCCCCTGTATTCAGTTACGCGCGTTTCAAAAAAGTTTTTTTCTTTACTTAAGTCAGTTGCTTCACTCATCCAGGGCAACGGGTTTTTGCGGTTGTACTCTTTTGGCAGTCCAATGCGTTCAAGCCTGCGGTCTGCAATGTATTCAACATATTCAGAAAATTGGTGTGAACTAATGCCAATAATCCCCTTTGGGCACGCATCTTTTGCATAGTGTTTTTCAAGCTCAACTGCTTTTTTGATGAGTTCAGTAATTTCTGCGCGAAACTCGGGCGTCCAGATGCTTGGATTTTCTGCGCGAATCGTGTTAATCAGGTCGCAGCCAAACGCGAGGTGAATGCTTTCGTCTCGCATGATAAACTCGAATTGTTCGCCAATGCCTACCATTTTGTTTTGGCGTTTGAGTGCAAGCATCATAGCAAAGCCTGCATAAAAGAAAATGCCTTCCATAATGACGTAATAGCCAATGAGGTCGCGCACAAATCGTTGAACATTCTCATCACCCGTTGTTTCAAAG contains the following coding sequences:
- the eif2g gene encoding translation initiation factor IF-2 subunit gamma codes for the protein MSQPEINIGTAGHVDHGKTTLLQRLTGKWADVHSESVKRGITIKLGYADATIRKCQKCAKLVTQKKCACGGTAKDERKISFVDAPGHETLMATMLSGAATMDGALLLVAANEGVQPQTKEHLMALEILGVQKIIIVQNKIDLVDEARALENFKEIKKFVKGSIAENAPVIPISAQHGANIDVLLDHIQTNIPTPKRDLTKDPALIIARSFDVNKPGVSINTLAGGIVGGVILQGTLSVGDVVEIKPGFRDDKGEYTVLQTTVTSLLSGNESLTKAGPGGSLGVGTDLDMFVTKSDRLAGSVLGKKEKLPPVHHDLVIEIHLMNRVVGSQDEGDIEKIKINDLLMINAWTSKTLGVVSGLGKGGTTNIKLKLPVCIDYEQKVALSRMVNKRWRLIGYGLLKK
- a CDS encoding ribonucleotide-diphosphate reductase subunit beta — encoded protein: MAIINDSKTDPNKILPMKYPWAREHYKNGVSNNWTPEEVSMQKDVEQWKSHDFFSDEERKMILWNLGFFSTAESLTANNIVLAIYRHVTNPECRQYLLRQAFEEAIHTDTFIYCCDTLGLNPEEIYTMYEKIPSIKAKDDYVVDITKTIFDPTFETTGDENVQRFVRDLIGYYVIMEGIFFYAGFAMMLALKRQNKMVGIGEQFEFIMRDESIHLAFGCDLINTIRAENPSIWTPEFRAEITELIKKAVELEKHYAKDACPKGIIGISSHQFSEYVEYIADRRLERIGLPKEYNRKNPLPWMSEATDLSKEKNFFETRVTEYRGAGSLDWN
- a CDS encoding cysteine desulfurase; its protein translation is MFNPKRVKNDFPIFSRVINNHELVYLDNAATTQKPQSVIDAIADYYAYHNANVHRGVHTLSEEATNTYDAAHENTASFVRAKNAKNIVFTKNATESLNLVAYAYARNTLKKGARILTTIMEHHSNIVPWQQVPHASVDYAPITNQGTLDLEAFSELLSKKPHIVALTHASNVLGTINPIRELVKMSHDAGAVVVVDGAQGAPQVSLDMQKIGADAYAFSAHKMLGPMGMGVLYATPVLLDSMPPFLFGGDMISSVTTKKSEWNELPWKFEAGTPNVAGAAGLSAALAYLSKLGMGNVEKHEKKLASYAIKVLETHERVTTFGPKNIRERGGVVSFSVANAHAHDVASLLNDWGVAIRSGNHCAEPLISALGKGALARASMYVYNTKEDVDMLFSALKNVFEVFV
- a CDS encoding Fe-S cluster protein codes for the protein MNSHDMYQEHVLDHFAHPRNKEHVKNANALASNVNPLCGDTIGIEIRVKEGVIKTIGFTGTGCAISQASASIITEFVKGKKISAVKRMTSDDVFDVIGVPVTNARKKCALLAFQTIRKALEGVV
- the sufB gene encoding Fe-S cluster assembly protein SufB, with translation MNEKTLALKHLNDDYKERYGFSKPDASVFKTKRGLNRAVVNTISKTKQEPEWMREFRLNALTIFNEKPMPTWGADLSNINFDDITYYLKPGSLAHNWNDVPKEIKDTFERLGVPESERKFFGGVGAQYDSETVYHNLREDLKKKGVVFLDTETGLKEYPELFKKYFGTVIPAGDNKFAALNSATWSGGTFIYVPKGVKVGVPLQAYFRINADRMGQFERTLIIADEGAEVHYIEGCTAPVYSKDSLHAAVVEIIALKGSKVRYTTVQNWSGNVYNLVTKRAVAHEDAVVEWIDGNLGSKITMKYPSVYLKGERARGEILSVAYAGKGQHQDAGGKVVHLAKNTTSRVVSKSISNKGGRASYRGLVYVAPHADNVSCNVQCDALLLDEASRSDTYPTMKINNDTATITHEASVGNVGKEQLFYIMSRGFSESEAIALIVLGFINDFTKALPMDYAVELKRLIAHEMEGSIG
- a CDS encoding nucleoside-diphosphate kinase, whose product is MVQKTLVLIKPDGVARGLVGEIIKRFEQRGLKIIGLKLMHVDTEFAQKHYKEHVEKPFFGELMHYIRQGPVLAMVLEGKDAISFVRKLVGPTRPNDAQPGTIRGDFAHTLGPLGKNLIHASANESDAKKECELWFSTNEVCSYTRSGQEHHY
- the sufC gene encoding Fe-S cluster assembly ATPase SufC; its protein translation is MSLLFEIKNLHVNVGSKPVLSGVSLTINKGEFHTIMGPNGSGKSTLAKTIMGHPDYIVVSGEIFFKGKNILDLSTDERARLGIFLGFQQPVDVDGVVFSNLLFQIAKKRGYDKSIFDFRKELKTDLSKVGFELDLLNREVNKGLSGGEKKRAEVLQLLSQKPSFVILDEIDSGLDVDTMRNLASTVNELRKEHLSGLVITHYNRLLSHLKTDFVHILKNGKIIKSGGPEIAKQIEEEGYAGILA